TGTCCAAGGAAAGAAGTGCTGGCCTCTCACACGCCCTACAAAACCTCGAATTtgttttgcaattaattggcCCACtatgcaatatgcggccattACTCGACcccttgaaactgttttgtcaTGTGATGTAGGGATGAGTCGCCTTTTCACCAAGTAAACCCAAAGATGCGCTTCTGGAAGCAGTTTGTTGGACGTAAGGGTCTTAATGCCTTTCAAAGATACCAACCACTGAGTGCCCAGTTGCGTTAATGTTCTCAGTGCATCCTCCATTTGTTCTTCTTcgggatcatcaataattttgttgCCCGACACATCCAGGATGTCCTTCATCTTATATAAttcgttgatgtcccttgcgtTGGATGGTACTGTCCACCCTTTCATGATCACTGCATCTTTGGTGTCATGGAGTCATCCATTATAAAAAGCTCTCACTACCGTAGGAATCatgatggatgggcattggCAGAAAGTCTCCCACCCATACTCCagcacaacacttgtaattaaaTTAGGTAATGGCGTTGACGCGGGAAATAAACCCATCTCCATCATCATgtcatcattttccttcttcgttGATGGGCGCCTTTTTGTCAACGCAGGCTCACTACTTCCAACTTTTGCTTTGCCCTTTTCTTGAGCCAATGCAAGGTGGgacttttttctttgtttgcgTTCCCGTTCCTTGcgctaatcttcttcttcccttttccactccacaacttcttttcttttgttttctctaATGCGCTGCACATTTGCTTTGCGtcgtttcttcttctcttccttcttcttcttttcttcctcttcttcttttatcatttctttttcaaactgcTCCGAGGCCAGCAATATGCGCTGCTTATCCTCGagcttttttctttcttcttttgccaAAATTGCATTGTTATGGTGCACCTCCTCATCGTGGAGTTTTCTTGCCAGATCACCTGATGCGATGATTTGGCACGCTCGTAACATCTTTTCttatttctccttttcttctcttttcctaTTTTCCTTCTCCTCTGCTATGCGTTGCAAAAATTGTGGGTCATTTGTTGACCCTTCTGCGCATTCTCCGTACGACGCCACATTAGAGGGGTAATGTCCAGATCTTCTCTGTCATCAGTCGCAACCGTCCTGATATGCATTGATACACTTGAGGTTGCGCTGATTCTTTTTCTTGCGGTGACACCCCCTTttccacccttgcggtggtGGATTCTCCGTCGACATCCAGGCTTTTCGccctctttctcttttcttccttcttcaggcgCTTCTCTTCTCGCCTGTGCCCTCTCTTCTCACTcgacttcttttctttcttatcCTTCTTTGCCTGGGCCTTTTCATCTCCGTCTACTCGCTTTTCCttgccttttcttttcttcttcccttcagcCATTTCCAGCAGCTTCTTCACTCCCACCTTCTCCAAAACAACCCTAAtgggtccctcataggattctGGTTGAATAGTTTCCTTAGGATCTGCAACGACCAGGGCACTTCTCTGCGAAGCTTCTACCATCTCCTCCTCCGAAGGCAAGGGCTGATTAACAACTCTAGCATCGGGTAGCCCTCCCTCTTTCTCCATGTTGCTCAGAATGCTCCCAAATACTTCTTTgtcatcttttcttttcttctcactTTCCGATGATGGTACTGGGAGTGGGGCACTCTCTATGCTCGGCTCCTCTCGGATGAGTGGTTTGGCTACAATGGGTTTTCGTCTAGGTTTTCGGGCGATTCTTTGAACAGTCTTGGGCTGGGCAGCGAGGTGGTGGCTGGTAGCGAGGAATGTCGCCACCCGTGTGGTGACGAGGGCTTAGGAAGATGATGAAGGTAGGGAAGATGAATGTGAAGATTGCTCGGCATGGTTTGCtgaagaaattttgaaggtCTAGTATGTAGAGAGTTCTTAAGGTTTTCTTTTTGCTTAGAGATTCAAATAAACTACCTCAGATGAAGGAgggaatttataggttgggccttgatgggcccaacgcaaACTTTGCGTGGCAGGCTTCGAGATACTCAAAAATCCTGCCTACCACGCTCCTCGCATTTATGAATTAGCAGAAAATGACGCCCTTTCATCTGCTAAGtcatcatttccttggaagcctaaacgattggactactctctcgcaaaaataatttatcttttatattttattcagaTGGGTGCAAGGTTAAAGATTAATGCAATGCATCTGTtaccgcaaatgcatatttgcggaTGGTGGGCAACAATGCATGCATTAGTGCAACATGCCCCTCAACTCagcgcatttctggaggacgggcgcacAGTATTTCTACTGGCACcacactacctcgacatagtgcattttcgCTAACGACAGACGCAGAATACATATGcacgcaacacacccctcagcgcaatgcatttgtgtaagatggacgcaaagtgtatcttatcAGCGCAAGATGCATCCATCATCGCAATACCTACCAGAtgtttattaaagtttattattattattattattgtttttattttattttattttatttttattcatcaccAACGTAAGTCGATAAGATTTTACgatgttcattttctttttagtcAGTCATTCACGGAGATTTAAGAACAACGCAAACTATAGCAAAAAAGTAAGTGAATTGAACAAGGCATGGAAATAacgcaattgaattaaattgaaagtaatTTTGGAAAGCAGTAAAGGCTAATTTTAGTAATCAGTAAATAACGCAATGCGGAAAACAATAAAGGAAAGTGATAGAGAAAGCGATTAAACATAGATTCTAGGGATTCTGATTGAAAGACAATTCCTCACGATTACAGCAATCCACATCCCCGGAGGCAGTCAGACTTGCCTGCgcaatgtcatcaaggacattgttccttcccacGAGATCCTGGGGATTTTGAGTTACTTAGCAGCGTTCTAGGTGTTCTATTGCGAAGCTTGGCTGCCAATTGCCCGGCTTGGATCTCCAGGTTCCTTAGTGAAGACGCCTACGGCTACATGACTGCgtcatttttctcaatgtattgttTCAGCTGGGACTCCAATGATGACGAATTTACAGAGGTGTTTGACCTGGACGGTTGGTTATGCGGTTGCCTGTGGTGACTCTGATTCTGATTCTAGTGAAAAGATGGAGGATTCCCTCGATTCCCTGAATTGTTGTTCTGATGATTCCTCTGGCCTCCTTGGTCATTGTTACCTTCCCAACTGAAGTTAGGGTGATTCTGCCAACTTGGATTGTAAGTGTTGCATTAAAGGTTGTTTTGGATAGCAAACACTGATTGCAGGTTCGATGGGCACATCTCTGCAGCATGACCCCCTCCGCATTGCACgcaacttattgcggccacttgtgCCAGCACATTTGGTTGCGCTGCACTTTGAGAGAGGGCTCCTTGATTAATTTCCATCGTTTGAAGGAGAGAGGTCACCGCGCCCATTTGTGTGGCCAAGGTTGTCGTCGTATCCGCTGGTACAATGGCATTTTCAGTTCTTCTTCTCTCGGGGCCTCTTCCCCTATATCTGTCATCCACCAAATCATCCAGCCAAGGATACGAAATTTATTATATCTTTATCTatatggacaatgatgaatatgaatgtAATGCAAGTTCATGTCCCCATCTATTGCGCTAATGAATGAATGAAAGTGCTctatatgcgctcaagtgctttgcgataaagatattatgcaatactacgttctaagtgtatgcattgatagtgatatgctcgtagtatgcgatgaagtagtgcatgtgacaagtttccttacgctgaaaccaagtataattccaatgcaagtttctcagaatgatacgaggtcgaacacagggattgttgtcgttaaatgcgatactaatgtgatatatgtgatcggttataataaagaataaataattttggtttttcagaaatataaattgcgctgaaaataaaatgcattgataaagtaaatttcTAAACTACTATGACACAGAGgtcgaggactggctgtgaagttgtactagagaatctatgaatgtgatggcaagtcttatgaatgaggcagaaagagaatgagtaaagagtaaaaaaatCGCAAGTTCATCAATTGCGTTAAGGATGCAATTaagttccgctttcccttggcgtacaactttcagtgatcggccgcgttcccatatgtctatggtgaaacagagatgaacgtgatgaatgtaAGATTGTTTctatctctggaaatacttctcgctttagttatcacattcttccaaccttctctcaataggcagaataacatcttcacctctgctctcacaggtgaagatgccatcgagcatgctttagctaaacttaattgattaccttaacacaaattaactcactcgcttaattctcccTTTTTAcctaggggattaagaacacatcatggagaaaatggatgataaatgtatggaaagggaTAGAGAAATGATAATGATGAcaatgataacatttaattctaaatataagcgtttgatacatgattgtgaatgagagattaaagaagatgaacacaaaagatgaattaaagaatagaaacaaatacaaaaagagtgtcaacgtcttgacacagatcccaaTCGGAGACTTGTGCTTGTCGGTATATGGAtgtagtggagaggaaagcttcacTCTGAGGCTTGCTTTCccagtagaattgacctttttcACAAAGCTTCAGCTTTGGGAATcggaagaattccttgctcggtgactcacttttcagccttgtctcgtagATCTCCTAGATTTTCTTtgtaaagtctcttcagaccagcttCTCTCCCCTGTATGtgaattcaaggaagctatttatagacaagaccttgtctctttgaatttgtggtcccactgtataattctgataattcctgccatagTGTAATGGAAAATTCCTCTCTGCTTCACGTTCAATCTGTCAGAATTGTACAACAGAAAGCtatacacttgtcagaatcatccacgaatgcgttgctcttcacatcttcgatcgatcgccgcatgcggtgttttttttttattaccgcatgcggttgaaatgcatttatctctagtgtccatgatcgatcatcgcttgcgccgtcattgcgttgatcatttctttgttcttgatcgattggcgcatgcgatgtagatgcattatacattttgtcttcgagccattaacacatgcggtgacctatttcctgcaaaacatagACTGAAACACTCTATTTCGCCAttgcaatggggttagtggatgtgtttacgacatttcatacgtatttctcagccaattcttatactatcgacgcaactttcctctctttttgccgcaatatctaaataaaacagcataaataacttgtatttctacaagttatcaatgtcCAATCGGGAGATCAAGCTAATACTCGAAAAGGTAGTAAGGtcttcacgaaaagattgggcaacaaagctcgacgatgcattttgggcataccggactgcatttaaaacacccatacgTATGTCCTCGTATGCATTGGTATTcggtaaggcatgtcattttTCTCTGGAGCTGGAATACAAGGCATTGTGGGTAGTGAAGAAactaaactttgatttgaagaaagtaggagaagcgagaaaacttcaactggtcgagctggaagaatggaggatcaatgcatatgagaatgcaaagatTTATAAGGAGTGTgcaaagcgttggcatgacaaaaatatgcggcaagaacctccaagtcaggCAGAGGGTCTTATTATTCAACTCACATCTACGGCTCTTCCCTGgaaaattaaagtcatgttggtccggaccattcatagttagaGAGGTATTTTCGCATGGCGCGGTTGAACtatcaaatgatgacggaaccaacatattcaaagttaatgggcagtGAGTAAAAACGTATCACAgagaaggctggcatcgccaagtgGACTCCGtggaactaagaaactttgaataaagaaagaagtagGTTGTCCCTGTGCTATCAGATGATcgaaattcatcagggacgcaagttttgggaatcatggaatcttcaacttttctctactactttgaattttcatttcactatatctttttagctctttatctattcttattttaaaaaacaaaaagtttgttttttttaatcttatttgacCTTCTCATTGATTTACTTGCAACaatcgaggcgctggattgcaGAAGTGTTACatgaagaagcaacttatctcaTTCCGTCACCACAATCGAAAGAAGATAGAttgccgcaaagaaggatgcatcaataaacaatgcgggcgacagtgtaaatttaggggttgtattcttctttaactttatttcaaatttggcactatcgcatcacattttacttttgaaagttttatcattGCAtactctttgattaccgcaatcatttaatattgataaatttagtaagtcgccgcatgctttctctttgccaattatgatttcaatgatgaaaaacatgcttctatttctttcgtatatactagagtcaacttaattttaagatagtcacctcatgaaatatttctagaatttaggggtctgctagctttctttcaaactttctttacGAAACCTcctaagaacatcacatgacttctttcaatcttttggcaatgtggacattgttgcattttaaatttgggggtggggtatttatttttgaccttgctattttggaaaaaaaaagaagaaaagaagaaaagaggaaaattttgagaataaaaaCTCCGCTATCAACGCAAttggaaacccatgttgataagagtcaagttgtgaagggcacgtACTcctagttggatgtccgcatgacacatgtgagggcaagccaaaacgaaagtaagtcaccaggatcaacgcataaataaatgaccacaactctgctgccaagtaggtatgagtttagtctgagaaagagtgcattgctcgtagttgaatgtccgcatgacacatgtgggggcaagccaaaacgaaggcaaggcacttggatcagagcaaggtcagaaaaaaaaataatgtcaagaaatatgtaaggataaaaatcatttgacaccctggtggaaaagttttctatttgaaataaatcatgcgatgtcccggaatttagtaaagccTTTTTGAAGGTTACGCTTgtggtccctaggtcttagaagtattttaagagagatttgaataagacttaagaaaattttggtgtataggagtGAATGAAGTATCcatgagaaatctaggaaaagagatttgcggtcgacttgctaaaggaatctttagcttattcttgaggaaaagcattgtttaaatttgggggtgtgataacaggtagaaatgcacgttattacaatgctaagTCCTTAAACATTGCCaacttgcattgataaaatatgttagattgcatccaaaaagtattaagttcataatattgcggccgcatgcattcatcgcattagaacagttgatttttgtatttttatgcagaatatgcattgacgcaaagcGAAAAGAGCAATGAcaagaaatcattggtcgagcacagcattactgcaaggctttgcagtgatttgtgttcgcaaacatctgcccAAGAAGGATTGCAGCATAGAGCtggcacaacatggtgggcgcatctgggtgaaagacataattaatcacaatgggacagaaagatgatgacggtcgaattcgAATGAAGTTGAcaaccgctaacgataacaagtacactcagcttttcggtgataaATATTTAGCACATCAgttagggaattaaagccaACCCATCTGTgcatcataagagagaagccattCTTCatcctgaagctctataaataccaaaggcatccttcagaaaaggggttcagttCAGTTAGCTCAgcacgtctttgtccatagttttcatttttattttaaggcgaagCAAGAAAAGAGCCGAGACACCAGAAGATCGTTCAAGGCAACTCAAGAGAGAACTCGAAGGCATAGAAGCAAAGAGCGGGCCGActttcacgagagcgagattatcttttgaacacgagtagaaaagacagtgtaaaagcctgggaagcaagagattgctactaggctctttattctattcttgcagtTATTttttacttcatctttatatttatacaatggaagttcttattctacatctgttcactctcttagcatgcataagtagctaaacttgtcgaatgggttgagaagaactaagctaacatgacttaagatgttcattgcttgcgattatcttgttttatgttgtgccaaacatccctttagagctactcgagagagagtctaaagaaagaacctatgATTTGAGAgaactaggttagaatctagacttgaagtaagattagaactgcataaacaagagatagggacttagagataagctctgtttgccaacttgcatcgcatgcaccctagagataagtatgatattatgcggtcgccttacttgtgtgtgtcattttgtcatcacataaataagaataaaggcttatgtgtaggccctatagagttatcgcatatatcgcatgcgttctagctttagaagccgtagcatttgcatcgagagatggtttactattgtatgtgtgttgcatgatcgaaaagcatgaatgcatcctaggaagtgttagccgaaatccttctcaacccgttcatcgcatactcattgcatcttccatttgtcaactcttttcgaactccaccgcatttgtttatttttattaccgcaaccaacaacaccaaacaaatatttgagttatcagttaccacaaagtttttctgaaaattaccaccacatattgttttcccaagtccctgagttcgaccctggacttaccaggaaactcaatgggggtttacacttggattccactgagaaaacttgagtgctcaatgcattttcatcatcgaatttcatccataattccacttCATAAAAGGTGATACACTACGTCGAATGTATCCCTTGTCAATTAACCGTTGCAGCTAaacctttaattcttttaactcaATTGGCACCATTCTGTATGGTGCCTGCGATATGGGAGTTGTTCCTGGaattaattcaatattcaaCTCCACTTCTCTACTGAGTGGCAATGCCGATAATTCCTTAGGAAATATATCTCGAAACTCATTTACCACGGGGACGTCTTCTGGGTTCAGCTCTTTCCCTTGAGCAAACACTACGTGAGCCAGATAGGCCTTACATCCCTTCATCAGTAGCTTCCTAGCTTTCACTACTGATATTAGACTTCTCGCAGTTAATCTTTTGCTTCCTACCAGTACTGCGTCCTAGCCACTTGATTTTCTGAGCACTACTTCTTTCTTGTAGTAGTCCACTGAAGCACGATacttacttaggaaatccatccCTAGGATAGCATCAAACTCTAACAAATCTAAGGGAAGTAAATCAACATAAAAGTCTTGACCATTGATCAGCAATTCACATTGTTTATAACATTACTCTACTATTATCACATCTCTCCGCTCCTTTCTGCAGTAGAAAGGTGGCTAATCCTACCTTCCTGTCTTCAGGATAGCTCataacattgaaacatttttcaactacatcAAGCCATAACTCGGTTGCAGCTGGGTCTGTTGTGCCTTCAAATGTCACAGCTTCTAGGGCTTTAAACTTACCAAAGCGATATTTCTTCTCTGGGTTGGCTCCTACTGAGCCTACATTGTCTGCTAACCTCTGCGCTATCCTGTCAAAAACTATATCTTCTACCTGGGAATTTGCTCTTGCCTGGGGAGTACTAGACTCTCCCTTAGACATCATTTCCTGGCCACTGGATCGTTCACCTTCCTCTTTCCACCCGGTGGGTTCTTTCTAACCTGTGGGCCTCTATCGGTAGGGTCAATATTCCTGCCTCCTGTCTACCTACTCCATCTGCCACTTTGCCTCGACATTCCACCTAGtacaatgtacacatgttagggactcacaCTTTAGGGACTTAGACTTATGCATGAACATTCCCTCTTATTCCcaaaaacttatgctctgataccaacttgtcataCCCCTTCCCAGATTATCCTCTTAATTTGGAAAGAGATACGATGGTAgcagttactagccctactgccagcactTACCACCTTAGCCTTCTAACCTAAACACCAAACTGTTAAACATTATTAGTGTACGCATACAACATGCCTCCAAAAGGTTCTACATAAGTTTATATAACCACATGCATACAGTCATGACACAACAACTACAAGtaaaatatttacagttggACCCAAACATTACTAGCAAAACCCTAGTCcttctcaaaacatgtgtacatacaCAGACCATCAACCTATGTTCTTCCTAACTAGCCAGGCCTTttagtggcaagcagcagcaggatcaaccttgaggaatctaACTGGTActtggaaaaggaaaacatagaaaatctATGAGCTagtagcctagtgagtgaccaTAGAATCATAATACACTAAGCAttacatcactataaacatgtaaatataccgaTGAGTATCTCAAGAaacttcctctaaacataaacattgataaccaTTCGTAAACATCATTAAAcgtcatcatcatcatcattccttagttgagaacgagcatacatcactctagctcccaacgtctgttaccagccaagagacccatactttggcctctcattccgaactacctacgtgcacgtggagttttctaagtactgtcaacaccttaggtactattacccGGATACCTTCTTCATGTCCCTCAATACTAGGTTATTTCCTAGCATCCaattaagtttcattgcatGTAATTTACACAAAGTCTCATTCTATCATAGCCTTCCTCCAAAACGCATGCTTCAACATaggaacttaacttttgtaatgagtTCACAACATATCTTGGCAAGCGTTAACACATACAAGCTGAAGGAGATACGCTAAgctattcattaaacatttgttgcttaaggaagtataaattcatcatcaacTTCGCTGCACTTACATGGCCTTTTATGCATAAGTattgaaagcattaagttcattttagtcactcacagctcggcGGGGCTCTTAACAGTTTACATGCCTCTCCTAACTCCTCTTGGCCTGATAGGACATAATTCCTGAtaagattccttagaattctcagcAAAATGCCTCAGATAATTCgtttactaatgaaacttttatCAACAAAAACAACATTACTAGCGAGATGATCATCATGAACGAGATcaccctcatgagcgagatttggTACTTTCCAGTGAGATTTGGCACTTCCAGAGGATTCAGTGCAAAACCAGTGAGGTTTTCGTCCTTAGCGAGATCCATCTCTtccttatctcgctctcgctcattcCCTTATCTCGCTCTCACTCTTGCTCTCTCATTCATTTCCTActtcgctctcgctctctcgctCATTTTCCTacctcgctctcgctctctcgctCATttttatctcgctctcgctctctcacaCATTTTctacttcaaaaattcataactcaaaatccataactcttttaaaaaaactttacaAACTTgctcttaccttaaaattttagccGAAAATTCCTTGTAGTTTGGCCTGGAGCTTCTAATCTTCACGCcgggccctgattaatccgagaATCTACCCCTTCtacaaattcttcactttttatTCCTCTCCTTCTGAGATCTTTCTCCAGAAAAacaacctcgaaaactagattctcccagctttcaaatggcactgatctcacttaatttgctcATGTCATTTGCCAAAACCGAGCTTTTGAATTTTTGCTTCCTTTTATTCTTCCTGCTGCCTCCCATGTTCAATGGTCAAGCCGCCACCTCATCCCGCACTTAGTGTTTTCGGCCAATTCCAATTAGTGAgcttcttcaattaatttgtttttccttcctttCCTTCATAACCCCTGTAAGTAACCATGGATCTCCACTTATGAAATAATTAgtataacattcctttggctaaacatgcttttaTAGGAAACTTAAAGTTCAGGGTTTACAGTTAAagttagagattgagcaaaagggttctctcttgactagcagttgatgttgggatttaaccgcaacagggttattct
This genomic window from Benincasa hispida cultivar B227 chromosome 4, ASM972705v1, whole genome shotgun sequence contains:
- the LOC120076242 gene encoding nucleolar protein 58-like translates to MEKEGGLPDARVVNQPLPSEEEMVEASQRSALVVADPKETIQPESYEGPIRVVLEKVGVKKLLEMAEGKKKRKGKEKRVDGDEKAQAKKDKKEKKSSEKRGHRREEKRLKKEEKRKRAKSLDVDGESTTARVEKGVSPQEKESAQPQVYQCISGRLRLMTEKIWTLPL